The proteins below are encoded in one region of Sminthopsis crassicaudata isolate SCR6 chromosome 1, ASM4859323v1, whole genome shotgun sequence:
- the CARD6 gene encoding caspase recruitment domain-containing protein 6 isoform X1 has product MLILIQKKGERNCQRFLEYLHSTFPDSETSWWSALEFIKQEKEHEKAEALLFMEENKNSEVTLLTEKKQYKNIDVLMSTEESQDLKITRPAGNKGANNSLVTVSSMEEEEEGDELKDIEDGDSYENPEAVVYLGEEWEDESPDADLYLEKEDYLECEAYFEHSGSSEEEEAYVDLENTEYCGENDMIEYLDSEQSFENLEAEEYLEEDEAADLEERRKTFREILSHLEMDRNKKLLPSFVHQFHLDHGCYWIPQTSADLAWNFLLKIQSLDLTARDTVLGQKIANEDSKEGLITKVENMGLRDKDTINPLDVLCAIMLCSDTSLQQEVMGNMFKCHFALPLLLPDAENNKCILMMGAMKNIVPKDLVYSLGDAAEVGVKSLVFMKMPLISFVRLGYCGSSKSRILNAMLSLPQEQPPDIFLHRDSHTSLLPRQISDGLVEITWCFPNSSTGKENPDFFQEPVAMANLRGDLECFWMQFGFLMEVSSAVFIFTDCPGEREWNLLAFLGESAKERCYFILSPQSRESEEAQLFQRVLKLKPSQLLLLEESEIGDRGKDAEGLQIALKEVMCSPLRYVSVEDMASLARELGIQVDQDSEKTQGVQGTLNEAIPEAGKVEVPQSHTQFTDLPGSQCEMPTEGSRIFREIHCQPRAFHCPTSFTSDPWAWRHPKTIIKGNPNWPPLRQPWTRDSNVWAGFSPRWLGSLAFHNRNTDIRGRSPGRGAFQPQRIRQAAALVKSSRPPRPVSQTVQAPCQGSQSKILRARRFASQAGHLQTIGPQAVGTSIQPKGQAFHLIGSRNSGFLPIGMTKKPIKEASKLGQDQIAEEQSTKTFRRPASQSWGAKLKRTFGTQKSQQSGVTGQTMKSSFPIGSFMPQQPQTARVTGRPIRPAYNPGASKQHQGQTTKPTSQTRHSSNYSSKSPPKSQFKPPHNKPSCSTGGAKRRGT; this is encoded by the exons atgTTAATTCTGAtacagaaaaaaggagaaagaaattgtCAGCGATTCCTGgaatatttacatagtacttttccAGACTCAGAAACCAGTTGGTGGTCTGCTCTTG aatttattaaacaagaaaaagaacatgAGAAAGCAGAAGCTCTTCTGTTCATGGAAGAGAACAAGAATTCAGAAGTTACTCTGCTCACTGAAAAGAAACAGTACAAGAATATTGATGTTCTTATGTCTACAGAAGAGAGCCAAGATCTAAAAATTACTAGGCCTGCAGGGAATAAAGGAGCTAATAATTCACTAGTCACTGTGTCTTccatggaggaggaagaggaaggagatgaACTGAAAGACATAGAGGATGGAGACTCCTATGAAAATCCAGAAGCTGTTGTGTACTTAGGGGAAGAATGGGAAGATGAGAGTCCAGATGCTGATTTATACTTAGAAAAAGAGGATTATTTAGAATGTGAGGCATATTTTGAACATTCAGGATCATCAGAGGAAGAGGAAGCCTATGTGGATCTAGAAAACACTGAGTACTGTGGGGAAAATGACATGATTGAGTATTTGGATAGTGAACAGAGCTTTGAAAATTTAGAGGCTGAAGAGTATCTGGAGGAAGATGAAGCAGcagatttggaag agagaagaaaaacattcAGAGAAATCCTGTCACATTTGGAAATGGACAGGAATAAGAAGCTTCTACCAAGTTTTGTTCATCAGTTCCATTTGGACCATGGATGTTATTGGATCCCTCAGACATCAGCAGACTTAGCCTGGaatttcctactaaaaattcaGTCCTTAGATTTGACTGCCAGAGATACAGTCCTTGGCCAGAAGATTGCAAATGAGGATAGCAAAGAGGGACTGATCACTAAGGTAGAAAATATGGGTCTTAGAGACAAAGATACCATTAATCCGTTGGATGTTCTTTGTGCCATCATGCTTTGTTCAGACACCTCTTTGCAGCAGGAGGTCATGGGGAACATGTTTAAGTGCCACTTTGCCCTTCCTTTGCTGCTACCAGATGCAGAGAACAATAAGTGCATTTTGATGATGGGGGCCATGAAGAACATTGTACCAAAGGACTTAGTATATTCCCTAGGAGATGCTGCTGAGGTTGGGGTAAAGTCCTTAGTGTTTATGAAAATGCCACTTATCTCTTTTGTTCGATTGGGGTACTGTGGTTCATCTAAATCCAGGATCCTTAATGCAATGCTCAGCCTTCCCCAAGAGCAGCCTCCTGACATCTTTCTCCATCGAGACTCCCATACCTCATTACTTCCTCGGCAAATTTCTGATGGTTTGGTAGAGATTACTTGGTGTTTTCCCAACAGTAGCACTGGTAAGGAAAATCCTGACTTTTTCCAAGAGCCTGTGGCTATGGCCAATCTTAGGGGAGATCTGGAGTGTTTCTGGATGCAGTTTGGCTTTTTAATGGAGGTCTCCTCTGCTGTGTTCATTTTTACTGACTGTCCAGGTGAAAGGGAATGGAACCTCCTGGCATTTCTAGGAGAATCTGCTAAGGAAAGATGCTACTTCATTCTCAGTCCCCAGTCTAGGGAGAGTGAGGAAGCCCAATTATTCCAGAGAGTTTTGAAACTGAAGCCATCGCAACTGCTGCTTCTAGAGGAGAGTGAAATAGGGGATAGAGGAAAGGATGCAGAGGGCCTCCAAATAGCCCTGAAAGAGGTGATGTGCTCTCCTCTCAGATATGTGTCAGTAGAAGACATGGCATCCTTGGCCAGAGAGTTGGGAATCCAGGTTGATCAGGACAGTGAGAAAACCCAAGGTGTTCAAGGTACCCTTAATGAAGCCATACCTGAAGCAGGTAAGGTTGAAGTACCCCAGAGCCATACCCAGTTCACAGATCTACCAGGAAGCCAGTGTGAAATGCCTACAGAAGGGAGTAGGATTTTTAGGGAAATCCACTGCCAACCTCGTGCTTTCCATTGTCCTACATCATTTACCTCTGACCCATGGGCCTGGAGACACCCAAAGACCATAATTAAGGGTAATCCTAACTGGCCCCCTCTGAGACAGCCCTGGACCAGAGATTCCAATGTGTGGGCAGGGTTTAGTCCCAGATGGTTAGGCTCTTTGGCCTTTCACAATAGAAACACCGATATACGAGGCAGAAGTCCTGGCAGAGGGGCTTTCCAACCTCAGAGAATTCGTCAAGCTGCAGCATTAGTAAAATCTTCTAGACCACCTAGACCAGTTTCTCAAACTGTACAGGCCCCATGCCAGGGATCTCAGTCAAAAATTTTAAGAGCCCGTAGATTCGCTTCTCAGGCAGGTCATTTGCAAACCATAGGACCACAAGCAGTAGGAACATCTATTCAACCTAAGGGACAAGCTTTTCATTTAATAGGTTCCAGGAACTCAGGATTCCTACCTATAGGAATGACCAAGAAACCCATCAAAGAAGCATCAAAGTTAGGACAGGATCAGATTGCAGAAGAACAGTCCACAAAAACATTTAGGAGGCCAGCCTCCCAATCATGGGGAGCAAAACTAAAAAGAACATTTGGGACCCAGAAATCTCAGCAATCAGGAGTAACTGGGCAGACAATGAAATCATCCTTTCCGATAGGAAGCTTCATGCCCCAGCAACCTCAAACAGCCAGAGTAACTGGGAGGCCCATAAGACCTGCCTATAATCCAGGAGCAAGTAAACAGCATCAGGGCCAGACCACAAAACCTACTTCCCAAACAAGACATTCATCCAATTATAGTAGTAAATCCCCACCCAAGTCTCAGTTCAAGCCTCCTCACAATAAGCCATCCTGTTCCACTGGAGGAGCCAAGAGAAGAGGAACATAA
- the CARD6 gene encoding caspase recruitment domain-containing protein 6 isoform X2: MLILIQKKGERNCQRFLEYLHSTFPDSETSWWSALEFIKQEKEHEKAEALLFMEENKNSEVTLLTEKKQYKNIDVLMSTEESQDLKITRPAGNKGANNSLVTVSSMEEEEEGDELKDIEDGDSYENPEAVVYLGEEWEDESPDADLYLEKEDYLECEAYFEHSGSSEEEEAYVDLENTEYCGENDMIEYLDSEQSFENLEAEEYLEEDEAADLEERRKTFREILSHLEMDRNKKLLPSFVHQFHLDHGCYWIPQTSADLAWNFLLKIQSLDLTARDTVLGQKIANEDSKEGLITKVENMGLRDKDTINPLDVLCAIMLCSDTSLQQEVMGNMFKCHFALPLLLPDAENNKCILMMGAMKNIVPKDLVYSLGDAAEVGVKSLVFMKMPLISFVRLGYCGSSKSRILNAMLSLPQEQPPDIFLHRDSHTSLLPRQISDGLVEITWCFPNSSTGKENPDFFQEPVAMANLRGDLECFWMQFGFLMEVSSAVFIFTDCPGEREWNLLAFLGESAKERCYFILSPQSRESEEAQLFQRVLKLKPSQLLLLEESEIGDRGKDAEGLQIALKEVMCSPLRYVSVEDMASLARELGIQVDQDSEKTQGVQGTLNEAIPEADREGFRWVSMSHIHLVHQREMEQTLETKKTQATSGGSVVDCAHH; encoded by the exons atgTTAATTCTGAtacagaaaaaaggagaaagaaattgtCAGCGATTCCTGgaatatttacatagtacttttccAGACTCAGAAACCAGTTGGTGGTCTGCTCTTG aatttattaaacaagaaaaagaacatgAGAAAGCAGAAGCTCTTCTGTTCATGGAAGAGAACAAGAATTCAGAAGTTACTCTGCTCACTGAAAAGAAACAGTACAAGAATATTGATGTTCTTATGTCTACAGAAGAGAGCCAAGATCTAAAAATTACTAGGCCTGCAGGGAATAAAGGAGCTAATAATTCACTAGTCACTGTGTCTTccatggaggaggaagaggaaggagatgaACTGAAAGACATAGAGGATGGAGACTCCTATGAAAATCCAGAAGCTGTTGTGTACTTAGGGGAAGAATGGGAAGATGAGAGTCCAGATGCTGATTTATACTTAGAAAAAGAGGATTATTTAGAATGTGAGGCATATTTTGAACATTCAGGATCATCAGAGGAAGAGGAAGCCTATGTGGATCTAGAAAACACTGAGTACTGTGGGGAAAATGACATGATTGAGTATTTGGATAGTGAACAGAGCTTTGAAAATTTAGAGGCTGAAGAGTATCTGGAGGAAGATGAAGCAGcagatttggaag agagaagaaaaacattcAGAGAAATCCTGTCACATTTGGAAATGGACAGGAATAAGAAGCTTCTACCAAGTTTTGTTCATCAGTTCCATTTGGACCATGGATGTTATTGGATCCCTCAGACATCAGCAGACTTAGCCTGGaatttcctactaaaaattcaGTCCTTAGATTTGACTGCCAGAGATACAGTCCTTGGCCAGAAGATTGCAAATGAGGATAGCAAAGAGGGACTGATCACTAAGGTAGAAAATATGGGTCTTAGAGACAAAGATACCATTAATCCGTTGGATGTTCTTTGTGCCATCATGCTTTGTTCAGACACCTCTTTGCAGCAGGAGGTCATGGGGAACATGTTTAAGTGCCACTTTGCCCTTCCTTTGCTGCTACCAGATGCAGAGAACAATAAGTGCATTTTGATGATGGGGGCCATGAAGAACATTGTACCAAAGGACTTAGTATATTCCCTAGGAGATGCTGCTGAGGTTGGGGTAAAGTCCTTAGTGTTTATGAAAATGCCACTTATCTCTTTTGTTCGATTGGGGTACTGTGGTTCATCTAAATCCAGGATCCTTAATGCAATGCTCAGCCTTCCCCAAGAGCAGCCTCCTGACATCTTTCTCCATCGAGACTCCCATACCTCATTACTTCCTCGGCAAATTTCTGATGGTTTGGTAGAGATTACTTGGTGTTTTCCCAACAGTAGCACTGGTAAGGAAAATCCTGACTTTTTCCAAGAGCCTGTGGCTATGGCCAATCTTAGGGGAGATCTGGAGTGTTTCTGGATGCAGTTTGGCTTTTTAATGGAGGTCTCCTCTGCTGTGTTCATTTTTACTGACTGTCCAGGTGAAAGGGAATGGAACCTCCTGGCATTTCTAGGAGAATCTGCTAAGGAAAGATGCTACTTCATTCTCAGTCCCCAGTCTAGGGAGAGTGAGGAAGCCCAATTATTCCAGAGAGTTTTGAAACTGAAGCCATCGCAACTGCTGCTTCTAGAGGAGAGTGAAATAGGGGATAGAGGAAAGGATGCAGAGGGCCTCCAAATAGCCCTGAAAGAGGTGATGTGCTCTCCTCTCAGATATGTGTCAGTAGAAGACATGGCATCCTTGGCCAGAGAGTTGGGAATCCAGGTTGATCAGGACAGTGAGAAAACCCAAGGTGTTCAAGGTACCCTTAATGAAGCCATACCTGAAGCAG
- the CARD6 gene encoding caspase recruitment domain-containing protein 6 isoform X3 — MLILIQKKGERNCQRFLEYLHSTFPDSETSWWSALEFIKQEKEHEKAEALLFMEENKNSEVTLLTEKKQYKNIDVLMSTEESQDLKITRPAGNKGANNSLVTVSSMEEEEEGDELKDIEDGDSYENPEAVVYLGEEWEDESPDADLYLEKEDYLECEAYFEHSGSSEEEEAYVDLENTEYCGENDMIEYLDSEQSFENLEAEEYLEEDEAADLEERRKTFREILSHLEMDRNKKLLPSFVHQFHLDHGCYWIPQTSADLAWNFLLKIQSLDLTARDTVLGQKIANEDSKEGLITKVENMGLRDKDTINPLDVLCAIMLCSDTSLQQEVMGNMFKCHFALPLLLPDAENNKCILMMGAMKNIVPKDLVYSLGDAAEVGVKSLVFMKMPLISFVRLGYCGSSKSRILNAMLSLPQEQPPDIFLHRDSHTSLLPRQISDGLVEITWCFPNSSTGKENPDFFQEPVAMANLRGDLECFWMQFGFLMEVSSAVFIFTDCPGEREWNLLAFLGESAKERCYFILSPQSRESEEAQLFQRVLKLKPSQLLLLEESEIGDRGKDAEGLQIALKEVMCSPLRYVSVEDMASLARELGIQVDQDSEKTQGVQGTLNEAIPEAERDGADP; from the exons atgTTAATTCTGAtacagaaaaaaggagaaagaaattgtCAGCGATTCCTGgaatatttacatagtacttttccAGACTCAGAAACCAGTTGGTGGTCTGCTCTTG aatttattaaacaagaaaaagaacatgAGAAAGCAGAAGCTCTTCTGTTCATGGAAGAGAACAAGAATTCAGAAGTTACTCTGCTCACTGAAAAGAAACAGTACAAGAATATTGATGTTCTTATGTCTACAGAAGAGAGCCAAGATCTAAAAATTACTAGGCCTGCAGGGAATAAAGGAGCTAATAATTCACTAGTCACTGTGTCTTccatggaggaggaagaggaaggagatgaACTGAAAGACATAGAGGATGGAGACTCCTATGAAAATCCAGAAGCTGTTGTGTACTTAGGGGAAGAATGGGAAGATGAGAGTCCAGATGCTGATTTATACTTAGAAAAAGAGGATTATTTAGAATGTGAGGCATATTTTGAACATTCAGGATCATCAGAGGAAGAGGAAGCCTATGTGGATCTAGAAAACACTGAGTACTGTGGGGAAAATGACATGATTGAGTATTTGGATAGTGAACAGAGCTTTGAAAATTTAGAGGCTGAAGAGTATCTGGAGGAAGATGAAGCAGcagatttggaag agagaagaaaaacattcAGAGAAATCCTGTCACATTTGGAAATGGACAGGAATAAGAAGCTTCTACCAAGTTTTGTTCATCAGTTCCATTTGGACCATGGATGTTATTGGATCCCTCAGACATCAGCAGACTTAGCCTGGaatttcctactaaaaattcaGTCCTTAGATTTGACTGCCAGAGATACAGTCCTTGGCCAGAAGATTGCAAATGAGGATAGCAAAGAGGGACTGATCACTAAGGTAGAAAATATGGGTCTTAGAGACAAAGATACCATTAATCCGTTGGATGTTCTTTGTGCCATCATGCTTTGTTCAGACACCTCTTTGCAGCAGGAGGTCATGGGGAACATGTTTAAGTGCCACTTTGCCCTTCCTTTGCTGCTACCAGATGCAGAGAACAATAAGTGCATTTTGATGATGGGGGCCATGAAGAACATTGTACCAAAGGACTTAGTATATTCCCTAGGAGATGCTGCTGAGGTTGGGGTAAAGTCCTTAGTGTTTATGAAAATGCCACTTATCTCTTTTGTTCGATTGGGGTACTGTGGTTCATCTAAATCCAGGATCCTTAATGCAATGCTCAGCCTTCCCCAAGAGCAGCCTCCTGACATCTTTCTCCATCGAGACTCCCATACCTCATTACTTCCTCGGCAAATTTCTGATGGTTTGGTAGAGATTACTTGGTGTTTTCCCAACAGTAGCACTGGTAAGGAAAATCCTGACTTTTTCCAAGAGCCTGTGGCTATGGCCAATCTTAGGGGAGATCTGGAGTGTTTCTGGATGCAGTTTGGCTTTTTAATGGAGGTCTCCTCTGCTGTGTTCATTTTTACTGACTGTCCAGGTGAAAGGGAATGGAACCTCCTGGCATTTCTAGGAGAATCTGCTAAGGAAAGATGCTACTTCATTCTCAGTCCCCAGTCTAGGGAGAGTGAGGAAGCCCAATTATTCCAGAGAGTTTTGAAACTGAAGCCATCGCAACTGCTGCTTCTAGAGGAGAGTGAAATAGGGGATAGAGGAAAGGATGCAGAGGGCCTCCAAATAGCCCTGAAAGAGGTGATGTGCTCTCCTCTCAGATATGTGTCAGTAGAAGACATGGCATCCTTGGCCAGAGAGTTGGGAATCCAGGTTGATCAGGACAGTGAGAAAACCCAAGGTGTTCAAGGTACCCTTAATGAAGCCATACCTGAAGCAG
- the RPL37 gene encoding large ribosomal subunit protein eL37 has translation MTKGTSSFGKRRNKTHTLCRRCGSKAYHLQKSTCGKCGYPAKRKRKYNWSAKAKRRNTTGTGRMRHLKIVYRRFRNGFREGTTPKPKRAAVAASSSS, from the exons ATG ACGAAAGGAACATCTTCGTTTGGTAAGCGCCGGAATAAGACGCACACTCTGTGCCGTCGATGTGGTTCTAAGGCATACCATCTCCAGAAGTCAACATGTGGCAAGTGTGGCTACCCTGCTAAACGCAAGAGAAAGT ATAATTGGAGTGCAAAGGCTAAGCGACGAAATACCACTGGTACTGGTCGAATGAGGCACCTAAAGATTGTCTATCGCCGATTCAG GAATGGATTCCGTGAAGGAACAACACCGAAGCCCAAGAGAGCAGCTGTTGCAGCATCTAGTTCATCTTAA